The sequence CCGGGCTGCACATGTACGCCGGCGGACACAACGCCACCGAGCGGTTCGGCATCCAGGCGTTGATGGAAAAAGTGCGCAGCGCATTCGAGGTGGAGTGCTTCTTCATCGCCAGCGACAACCCGGCATGACGCTGCCGACCTATCAGCTCTTGATCGAGCTCGTCGCCCCGGCGCGCATTGCCGTCGGACGGTTGGGGACTTTCGACTTTCCCGCCGGCCGCTATGTCTACACCGGCAGCGCTAAACGCCATCCGGAAGCCCGCCTCGCCCGCCATCGATCCCCCCACAAGCGCCTGCACTGGCATATCGATTACCTTTTGGCGGTCCCGCAAGCCCGCCTCACCGGCACGCGGCGTTTCCACGAGGCCGAGTGCGAAGTCAACGGGCGCGGCGCCGGCCGGATCCTGGTTCCCCGGTTCGGGGCCAGTGATTGCCGGGCCGGTTGCGGAAGCCACCTCAAGTTCCTGGGCC is a genomic window of Candidatus Methylocalor cossyra containing:
- a CDS encoding GIY-YIG nuclease family protein: MTLPTYQLLIELVAPARIAVGRLGTFDFPAGRYVYTGSAKRHPEARLARHRSPHKRLHWHIDYLLAVPQARLTGTRRFHEAECEVNGRGAGRILVPRFGASDCRAGCGSHLKFLGPW